The Chloroflexota bacterium genome contains a region encoding:
- a CDS encoding ABC transporter substrate-binding protein, with the protein MSATPRMNRLSRRRVLSGLLLASASLGLAGCTLSMPETPTPSVAPAAPAVATGELQVGVILSLSGRFSREGALMRAGYEVWQDAVEQAGGLKVSDGRRALRLHLLDDESEPLTAGRQTERLVQGQGVRLFLGPFSSAITTSVATVTDRAGAVLVAPDAPAAGLYRRGLKGLFSILPTEDRLFHGLADIAASVQPRATPVGIIIADEPSNAAAAAGFRERANALDLGPVRLELTALGSRDIMPPLLRTAESTPRFIILATEYGQTTRFAPSLRAYLPYTSMRALVPMPEPVDPTGRRAVLFDGILTVENWWPTVSANGPVFGSAAEYAERFKRLHGYAADPRGAAATAAGLALQLAVERVGGADPAAVREALSGLEVLTFWGRLGWDTAGRNRASVPPVLQQQGNELVAVYPPDVAGARIRYPLAGWPRG; encoded by the coding sequence ATGTCTGCGACCCCCCGAATGAACCGCCTGAGCCGCCGCCGCGTCCTGTCCGGGCTGCTGCTGGCGTCGGCCAGTCTCGGGCTGGCTGGCTGCACGCTCTCGATGCCGGAGACGCCGACGCCGTCTGTCGCGCCGGCCGCGCCGGCCGTGGCGACTGGCGAATTGCAGGTCGGCGTGATCCTGAGTCTGAGCGGACGGTTCTCCCGCGAGGGCGCGCTGATGCGGGCCGGCTACGAGGTCTGGCAGGACGCCGTCGAGCAGGCCGGCGGCCTGAAGGTCAGCGATGGCCGGCGGGCGCTGCGCCTGCACCTGCTGGACGACGAGAGCGAGCCGCTGACGGCCGGTCGCCAGACCGAGCGGCTGGTGCAAGGCCAGGGCGTGCGCCTCTTTCTGGGGCCGTTCTCGTCGGCCATCACGACCTCGGTTGCCACCGTGACCGACCGCGCCGGTGCAGTGCTGGTCGCTCCTGACGCGCCGGCTGCCGGACTGTATCGGCGGGGCCTGAAGGGCTTGTTCTCGATCCTGCCGACGGAAGACCGTCTGTTTCACGGACTGGCGGATATTGCCGCATCGGTTCAGCCGCGCGCCACGCCGGTCGGCATCATCATCGCCGACGAGCCGTCGAACGCCGCCGCGGCGGCCGGCTTCCGCGAGCGGGCGAACGCCCTCGATCTCGGGCCGGTCCGGCTGGAGCTGACGGCGCTCGGCTCGCGGGACATCATGCCGCCGCTCCTGCGGACTGCCGAGTCCACGCCGCGCTTCATCATCCTGGCGACGGAGTACGGCCAGACGACACGCTTCGCGCCATCGTTGCGGGCCTACCTGCCGTACACCTCGATGCGCGCGCTGGTCCCGATGCCCGAGCCAGTCGATCCGACGGGCCGGCGCGCCGTCCTCTTCGACGGCATCCTGACGGTCGAGAACTGGTGGCCGACGGTCTCCGCCAACGGGCCCGTGTTCGGGTCAGCCGCCGAGTACGCCGAGCGCTTCAAGCGCCTGCACGGCTACGCGGCAGACCCCCGCGGCGCGGCGGCGACAGCGGCTGGCCTCGCGCTGCAGCTGGCGGTCGAGCGGGTGGGCGGGGCTGACCCCGCCGCCGTCCGCGAGGCGCTTTCGGGCCTGGAGGTGCTGACGTTCTGGGGCCGCCTGGGCTGGGACACGGCGGGGCGCAACCGGGCGTCGGTGCCGCCGGTGTTGCAGCAGCAGGGCAATGAGCTGGTGGCCGTCTACCCGCCCGACGTGGCCGGGGCGCGCATCCGCTATCCGCTGGCCGGGTGGCCGCGCGGGTAG
- a CDS encoding SH3 domain-containing protein — translation MSIAFSRVTSSFRPVDATPLPPVHWPSAFVGLFLAVLVVVSIAWLAAPRRVDRPLPAAVAPLPVVQVAPTPIPAPAVAAPEPAPVPEKVKVANTGGSNLNLRANAGERSQRLKSVPEGSLLEIVGADQTADGVVWRNVRDASGASGFVAAKFVVKTQ, via the coding sequence ATGAGTATCGCGTTTTCACGAGTTACGTCGAGCTTCCGACCGGTTGATGCGACGCCATTGCCGCCGGTCCACTGGCCTTCGGCCTTCGTCGGGCTGTTCCTGGCCGTGCTCGTCGTCGTCTCGATCGCCTGGCTGGCCGCTCCCAGGCGCGTCGATCGGCCGTTGCCGGCCGCCGTCGCGCCGCTGCCGGTGGTGCAGGTCGCCCCGACCCCGATCCCTGCGCCGGCGGTCGCCGCCCCCGAGCCAGCACCCGTGCCGGAAAAGGTCAAGGTCGCCAACACCGGCGGCAGCAACCTGAACCTCCGGGCGAACGCCGGCGAGCGGTCCCAGCGGCTCAAGTCGGTGCCCGAAGGCTCGCTGTTGGAGATCGTGGGGGCGGACCAGACGGCAGACGGGGTCGTCTGGCGCAACGTGCGCGACGCATCAGGGGCGAGCGGCTTCGTGGCGGCGAAGTTCGTGGTCAAGACGCAGTAG
- a CDS encoding MBL fold metallo-hydrolase: MDIVWHGHACFRLRGREASIVTDPYDRSTGYPALKLTADVLTISNHTSQHANTAAVSAAGDKLRQVDGPGEYEVAGSLIEGVVTYRDKQKGKERGKNTAYMIHLDDLSVCHLGALAHTLSSSQIESLKDADVLLVPVGGGDVLDAAAAAEVVSQLEPRIVIPMYYGTPALQLDAVDRFCAEMAVTEIVPQARLVVTRSSLPEETRLIVLAAPEPKR, encoded by the coding sequence TTGGACATTGTCTGGCACGGACACGCCTGTTTCCGCCTGCGCGGCCGCGAGGCGTCCATCGTCACCGACCCGTACGACCGCTCGACCGGCTACCCCGCGCTGAAGCTGACGGCTGACGTCCTCACCATCTCGAACCACACATCGCAGCACGCAAACACTGCCGCCGTCTCGGCAGCTGGCGACAAGCTGCGGCAGGTCGATGGCCCCGGCGAGTACGAGGTCGCCGGCTCGCTGATCGAAGGCGTGGTCACCTACCGTGACAAGCAGAAGGGCAAGGAGCGCGGCAAGAACACCGCGTACATGATCCACCTCGACGACCTGTCAGTGTGCCACCTGGGCGCGCTGGCGCACACGTTGAGCAGCAGCCAGATCGAGTCGCTCAAGGACGCCGACGTGCTCCTGGTGCCAGTCGGCGGCGGGGACGTGCTGGACGCGGCGGCCGCGGCCGAGGTCGTGAGCCAGTTGGAGCCGCGCATCGTCATCCCGATGTATTACGGTACGCCCGCCCTTCAGCTCGACGCGGTCGACCGGTTCTGCGCCGAGATGGCCGTCACCGAGATCGTGCCGCAGGCCCGCCTGGTGGTCACCAGATCCTCGTTGCCGGAAGAGACGCGGCTCATCGTGCTGGCCGCGCCGGAGCCGAAGCGGTAA
- a CDS encoding SGNH/GDSL hydrolase family protein codes for MTSRRRLLLTLPWVLLAGAACRGAVTPTSAARPLTYVAIGASDSVGVGAGSPDQESWPAVLQRRLPAGSRLVNLGVSGSLIRQAVDQQLPVALDSDPDLVTVWLAVNDYGARVPLPRYASDLDLLLQTLRSQTRATILVGNVPDLSVLPVAARFDLKDVDRWNNAIAELSRRHGAVLVDLRQAYAEVAQHPEYISSDGFHPSTTGYQRLADLFYASAVEPLGLATGRAG; via the coding sequence ATGACTTCACGCAGACGGCTCCTGCTGACGCTTCCGTGGGTGCTGCTGGCCGGGGCCGCCTGCCGAGGGGCGGTCACGCCAACGTCGGCGGCACGCCCGCTGACCTATGTAGCCATCGGCGCATCGGACTCGGTCGGGGTGGGCGCCGGCTCGCCGGATCAGGAGAGCTGGCCGGCCGTCCTGCAGCGCAGGCTGCCGGCCGGCAGTCGGCTCGTCAACCTGGGTGTCAGCGGCTCCCTGATCCGGCAGGCCGTCGACCAGCAACTGCCGGTGGCCCTCGACAGCGATCCCGACCTCGTCACCGTCTGGCTGGCCGTCAACGACTACGGCGCACGGGTGCCGTTGCCCCGCTACGCCTCGGACCTGGATCTGCTGCTCCAGACCCTCCGATCCCAGACCCGCGCCACCATCCTGGTCGGGAACGTGCCGGACTTGAGCGTCTTGCCGGTCGCCGCGCGCTTCGACCTGAAGGATGTGGACCGCTGGAACAACGCCATCGCCGAACTGAGCCGGCGGCATGGCGCGGTCCTGGTCGATCTGCGGCAGGCGTACGCTGAGGTCGCGCAGCACCCCGAGTACATCAGCTCGGACGGCTTCCACCCGAGCACGACGGGGTACCAGCGGCTGGCCGACCTGTTCTACGCCTCGGCCGTCGAGCCGCTCGGACTGGCGACGGGCCGAGCCGGATGA
- a CDS encoding ABC transporter ATP-binding protein, with protein MTRTPEPSSVSPIVEARGLRKWYRTGAVPVEALRGLDVAVEAGEIVAIMGPSGCGKTTLLQCISGLDDFDEGEVWIDGTPLKGMKDAQKADLRARRTGFVFQAYNLLPVLDAAENVELPLLLAGQRGKAARARALRALEAVGLEHRARHRPNELSGGQQQRVAIARALVNDPAVVWADEPTGNLDSESATEILDLIERLNHENHQTFVLVTHDPRVAERAHRVLRMRDGQIVEEERRRPTRDHGPNGAAPDAPATIPTHPASRPTPSLTSER; from the coding sequence ATGACCCGAACGCCGGAACCATCCTCCGTCTCGCCGATTGTCGAGGCGCGCGGGCTTCGCAAGTGGTATCGAACGGGCGCGGTCCCCGTCGAGGCGTTGCGCGGCCTTGACGTGGCCGTGGAGGCCGGCGAGATCGTCGCGATCATGGGGCCGAGCGGCTGCGGCAAGACGACCCTCCTGCAGTGCATCTCCGGCCTTGACGACTTCGACGAGGGCGAGGTCTGGATCGACGGGACGCCGCTCAAGGGGATGAAGGACGCCCAGAAGGCCGACCTTCGGGCGCGGCGGACCGGGTTCGTGTTCCAGGCGTACAACCTCCTGCCGGTCCTCGACGCCGCCGAGAACGTCGAGCTGCCGCTCTTGCTGGCCGGCCAGCGCGGCAAGGCGGCGCGCGCCCGGGCGCTGCGCGCCCTGGAGGCTGTCGGGCTGGAGCATCGCGCCCGCCACCGCCCGAATGAGCTGTCGGGCGGCCAGCAACAGCGTGTCGCCATCGCGCGGGCGCTGGTCAACGATCCGGCCGTCGTCTGGGCCGACGAGCCGACCGGCAACCTGGACTCGGAGTCGGCCACCGAGATCCTCGACCTGATCGAGCGGCTCAACCACGAGAACCACCAGACCTTCGTCCTGGTCACCCACGATCCGCGCGTGGCCGAGCGGGCGCACCGGGTGCTGCGGATGCGAGACGGACAGATCGTCGAGGAGGAGCGGCGGCGGCCAACGCGAGACCACGGCCCGAACGGCGCTGCTCCCGACGCGCCGGCCACCATCCCGACCCATCCTGCGAGCCGTCCCACGCCGTCGCTCACCTCCGAGCGCTGA